TTGCGCAGCCAGCGTTCGGCCTCGTCGGCGAGGCGGACCATCGACAGGTTCGCCTGCACCGCACGATCGCGTCGACGTCGGGGCCGTCCACCTCGAGGATCGCCGCGCGTACTCGGCCTCGGTGACGTGCGCGATCGACACCGCTGTCGGGCAGCGCAGCCCCTTGATCCGCACCACCTCGAAACCGAGCTCGGAGAGACCCGGACCACGTTCTCGTCGCCGACCGGCTGGTACGGGGTCACCACACCGATGCGGCGGGCGCCGTACAGGTGCAGCGCGCGCTCGCAGGCCTGGCGCCGGTGGCGACGCCCAGGCCGGTGATGCCGTGATCTGGGCGACGAACTTCGCGGTTGCCCTCGACACCGCCCCAGAACGTCTCCGCTGACATGCCCATGACCATGAAGTCGGGCTCGCACGTCAGCACCCGCTCACAGGCGTGGCCGATCTCCGCCCGGATCTGGGTGAGGAGGTTCTCGAACCCCTCGTCGCTGGACAGGTCCTGGTTGCGGGATGTGGATGCGGGAGAAGTGGGCGGTCACGCCGGGCACGCCCATGGCGTAGAAGTCGGGTTCGACGATCGTGTTGGTCGAGGGGGCGATGACGCCGAACTTGTGGCGCCAGCCCAGGGCGTCGGTCATGCGGGCACCTCGATGGAGGGGAGCGGGCGAGCGACGGCAGGCGCGGACGGTGAGCCACGCCGCGGTGAGGAACGCCAGCTGCGCGGCGGTGTTGGTGCCCTGCTCGATCCACTGCAGGCGCAGCGTCTCGTGCTCGGGGTGGTTGCGCAGCGGCACGAGCGCGGTCACCAGGACGATGCCGAGCGTGTACAGCGCGATCGCGGTCCTGGCCTGGCCGCCCGGCGTACCCGGCGCCGATGACGCTCACGGTGGTGACGCCCGCGGTGGCGAGGACGAAGACCGGCTTCATCGTGCCGGCGACCAGGGCGCCGCCGGCCACCGCGGTGGAGACGGCCGCGAACGGCCAACACGGCGCCGTCGGCAGCAGCGCCCAGACGAGGGTGACGGCGCCGGCGGACATGAGCGGGAACAGGGCGGCCTCCAGCCACGGCAGGTCCACGCCGAAGCCGGCGACGAGCAGCTTCCACGCCGACGGCTGGGCCGCCGGCGCCGATGAGCACCGCGCCGGCCCGCCCGGCGGTGACTCTCCCGGCGGTGCCGAGCCCGGCGAGGAGCCAGAACCCGGCCAGGGCCAGCAGCGTCGGTACGAAGTCCTCTACCGCCAGAATCACCGGGTAATCATTCGTGGTCATGCGAAGAGGTCCCGTTTGCGGAAGGCGGCGGTGGCGAACCGGCCGACCGCCTTCGGGGTGGTGAGCCAGGCGACCGCCCGCCGTTGGGCACCCCGGCGAGGACCTGCTCGGCGAGCCACGGGGTGACGGTCTCGACGGTGTCGGCGAGGATGTTGAAGATCTTCTTCGCCTTGGCGAGCTCCTCCGGGGTGTAGTCCTGGGCGAGCAGGTCGGTGACGACCATGCCGGGCGACAGGTGCGCCACGGTGACGGGGGAGTCCTTGCCGAGCTCTTTGGCCAGGGCGTCGGTCAGGTACGTGACGGCGCGTTTCGTGGTGCCGTACGCGGCGAGCCCGGGCGCCTTCTGGTTGCCGGAGCCGAAGCCCTCCATGTTCCACAGGCCCCGTGCCCCCAAGGCGCGCATGGCGGCCAGGACGACGGCGCTGGCGTGGGCGAGGCCGCGGAGGTTGACGTCGATGACGGCACGAGTTGCCGGCGGCGGTCCCGGCGGCCGGCGGCGGTGGGTGGTCCTTCGCGTTGTTGATCAGGATAGCCGAGCCCAGCCGTGCCGCGGCGGACGGTGGCCTGCTCCAGGTCGCGCACGCATGCGGTCGGTGACGTCGGCGACGACGCCGCGCACCGCGGTCCGGGTCACCGGCCGGCACTTGCCCGTCCACAGGACGACGGAAGCCCGGCGGAACGCCAGCACCAGCTCTTCGGCGCGTCGAGCGCGCCGCGGGTCCTCCCGGTCACCACGACGACGGTCATGCCGCGCTCCAGGTGAGCGAGCCGTGCACGACGCCGGCGAGGGTGGCGCCCTCGTACACCCGGTACGCGACGGCCAGCACGGTGCCGGCGCCCATGCCGGGGGTGGCGTCGAGCATGAACTCCCCGGCCGGTCAGCTTCACCAATGGTGCAGTGCACGGTGCTGTAGCTGGCCCGGCCGAACGCGATCGTTGCCCCACGCGCCCGGCCCCTCGTAGAAGGCGCGGAACTCGTCGCGGCGCCAGTCCACCGTGTACGCGCGCTCCAGCGCGCCGGTCCAGGTGACCGACAGCCGGGTGCGCAGCAGGTCGAGCGGGGTGAGCGCGAGCTCCACGTCGACCGGCCCGGCGAGCTTCTGGTCCGCGCCCCACAGCTCGCATCGTCCACTGTAGACGCCCGCCTGCTTGGTCGGCAGGACGAACGGCACCGGGCCGTTGGGGTCTCCGCCGCGAGGTGCGCGGCGAGGGTGTCGCCGTCCACGCCGCGCTTGTACACGCCGTTGAAGCAGCCGACGACCGCCGGTCCCTGGTACAGCATCGAGGAGTACACCTGGGTGTCGTCGCCGAGCACCTGGTTCCAGGTGTTGAGGTCGACCCGCGCCAGCCGGGGCCGTAGTAGTGCGCGTCGACGAACGTGCCGTAGGCTGGCCGGTGCCGTAGAAGTCGGGGCCGGTGTAGATCCGGTCGGCGTCGGAGTCCACGACGCCGAACGCGAACGGCGCGCCGAGCCGGAACCGCCTGGCGAGCGGGCTGCCGCCCCTCGAGACCGGCCGTCCATGTAGTACGTGGTGACGCCGTCGGCGAAGACGGAGGAGCGGCGGGATGTCCTCGTAGCCGCGCCAGGTGCCGTCGGCGTCGAAGAGGCTCGGCCGGCCGTGCCACTCACCGGCGATGCGCTGCTGCCACTGCGAAGGCGAGGCGGTCATGACAGCGGACCGCCGATGAGCACGCCGCGGATCTCGTCGGAGGCGGCCTCGCCGAGCAGCCGCGACACCTGCGCCCACACCGGGTCGACCGCCGGGCTGGAACAGGTTGGCGCGCACGGTCGCGTCCCGGGCGGCCAGGTCGGTGTCGGCGAGCGTCGCGGTGACCTGTGCCGGCAGCCCGGCCGCGACCAGGTCGAGCCAGCGTGACGTAGGCGTCGACGATCGGGTCCATGCCCCGGAACGCGGCCTCGTCGGCGCGGTGCACCAGCATCCACGGCGACATCAGCGCGTGCTGGCGCGGGCCGATGTGCGCGCGGGTGAGCCCCTCGCGCTGCGACGCCTCCTCGTAGCACGCGGTCAGCGGATGGTACGCGCTGTCCATGTACGCCAGGTGCGACGACAGCTCGGCCCGGGGGATGAGGTCCAGGTGGTAGGCGTGGTAGCGCCGCTGTACACGGAGTCGAGCGTGAAGTGGCGGCACCGCCGACGCCGGGTCCGTGAACGCGAAGACCATGTGGCTGTCGAGGTCGATCGGGGTGCACGACGAGGCCGACGTACACGATCCGGGACACCTCGCCGTCGCCCTGCCAGACCCGCATCGTGCCGACCGGCGCCGGCGACATGGGTGAGCGCAGCTCCCGGTAGGGCCCGCCGGCCTCGGTCAGCGGCTGCCGGGCGAGGATCGCGTCCAGGGCCCGGGTGGCCAGGGCGAAGGGCAGCGACGTCACAGTTCCTCCAATGTGCCGTTGTCCTCGGCGTCGCGGCGGGCCTTGCCGATCCGCTCCGCCTCGGCGACCGTGGGGTGTTCGCCCTTCGCCTTGTGCACCCAGGCGCGGGCCAGCTCCGGGTGCCCCCGCCGGGCCGGTGAGGCGATGACCGTGGCCTCTCGGCGCGGGACGTCGCCCATGATGCGGTCCTCCTCGCCCAGCAGCCAGCTCCTGCTCGGCCAGTTCCTGCCGGCGCCGCCGGTAGTGCACGGCGATGAGGCTATTCTTGACGTGCAGCTCGGCGCCGAGATCGAACGGCAGCAGCTCGGGGCGGACCCGGTCGATGACCGGGGCGTCCTGGCCGAAGATCTTCTCGACCCGCTGGACGGCGTTCCGGTCGGCCCAGTTGCCGGTGAAGCGTCGCGCAGCGCGACCCACTTGACCAGCGTGGTCGTCTCGTCGACGGGGATGTTCGTGTCGTAGATGATGAGATTGCCCAGCGGCAGCCGGACGTGCAGCTTGATCATGTTCGGCAGCATCCAGCCGGCGGTCGTCGCCACCGGCGGGCGGTCCTTGAGGTTGTGGCCGCGCCGGCCGACCAGCGACCAGATGCCCTTCGGCGCGGGCGGGGTGCAGCCGGACCGTCGCGAACGCCGACCACTGGTCGGGGATCTCCAGCTCGTACTCCTCGACGTCGGGGCGCTCCGGGTTGCCGAAGGCGCTGGCGTGCACGAACGGCGTGTGCGCGATGTCGCAGCCGTTCTCGAGGATCCGCTCGTAGTTGATCTCCACAGGTACTCGCCGGTGACCGCCTTGTACTGGCCGCCGTCGCCGACGAGGTCGTCGAACTCGGGCCAGACCGGGATCGGCGGGCGCTCGGCCTCCGGCAGGTCGCCGAGGAACACCCAGAGGAACCCGTAGCGCTCCCGGACCGGGTACGAGTCGACCCGGGCCTTCTTCGGGATGCCGCGGCCCGGCTGGTTGGCCGGATCTTTCACGGCGCCGCCGGGCTCGTACTCCCAGCCGTGGTACGGGCACACGATCGAGTCGTTGCTGACCCAGCCGCCGGACAGCGGCGCCGCGGTGGACGCACAGGTCCGACAGCGCGATCGCGGCCTCGGGTGCGGTACAGCACCAGCTCCTGGCCGAGGCACATGGCGCGCAGCGGGGTGGTGGTGACACGGTCGGCGAACTCGACCGCGTACCAGGTAGTTCTTCAACATGCGCGAGGCTCCTAGCGGCGCCGGACGGCCCACCAGGTCCGTAGAGTCGAGGGCGGCGGGGTCGCCGCCGCGCAGATGGGTGCGCAGGAACGCGGACAGCAGGCCGGCGATGACGCCGCGGACCGTGGAGCCGCCGGCGGTGGACGGCCGGTCGAGGAACGAGCGGGCTGCGGTCGGGTCGGCGGGTTCCACGACGCTGAAGTGGTTGGCCCCCGCCGACGGTCGCCAGGACGTGCGCGCCGTCGCGGTCCTCGAGCGCCTCGTCGAAGGTGCGGCTGACCGGGTCGTGCGGGTCGCCGCCGGCGGCGCCGTACCGGTCGGCGGAGGCGGCGATGACGCCGTCCTCGGTGCCGGCCAGCAGCAGCACCGGCGAGTCGACGAGTGCCTCCGCGACGGTGCCGGCGGGCCAGCCGAGCATCGTGGAGACCATGGTGTGCGCGCCGTAGGTGGCGACCGCCCGCACCTGCGGGAAGAAG
This genomic interval from Streptomyces sp. NBC_00464 contains the following:
- a CDS encoding SDR family oxidoreductase, translated to MDVNLRGLAHASAVVLAAMRALGARGLWNMEGFGSGNQKAPGLAAYGTTKRAVTYLTDALAKELGKDSPVTVAHLSPGMVVTDLLAQDYTPEELAKAKKIFNILADTVETVTPWLAEQVLAGVPNGGRSPGSPPRRRSAGSPPPPSANGTSSHDHE